A single region of the Enterococcus mundtii genome encodes:
- the pheS gene encoding phenylalanine--tRNA ligase subunit alpha: protein MSLQAQLESLKEATIVKIKQAQDLKELNQIRVETLGKKGPITEVLRGMKDLSAEERPKVGSFANEIRDLLTQEIEERKAVLETAAMNEALEKETIDVTLPGSSVKQGTRHILTQIMEEIEDIFIGMGYQIVEGYEVESDHYNFERMNLPKDHPARDMQDTFYISEEILIRTHTSPVQARTMEKHDFSKGALRMISPGKVFRRDTDDATHSHQFHQIEGLVIDKNVTMGDLKGTLEVVMKKMFGEDRQIRLRPSYFPFTEPSVEVDVSCFKCGGSGCNVCKHTGWIEILGAGMVHPNVLEMSGIDPEEYSGFAFGLGPDRVAMLRYGVNDIRNFYQNDLRFLSQFKGE from the coding sequence ATGTCTTTACAAGCACAACTCGAAAGCTTGAAAGAAGCAACGATCGTCAAGATCAAGCAGGCGCAGGATTTGAAAGAACTAAATCAAATCCGTGTCGAAACATTAGGGAAAAAAGGACCGATTACTGAGGTCTTACGTGGAATGAAAGATCTAAGTGCCGAAGAGCGTCCGAAAGTGGGAAGCTTTGCCAATGAGATCCGTGATCTATTGACACAAGAAATCGAAGAAAGAAAAGCAGTCTTGGAAACCGCCGCAATGAATGAAGCATTAGAAAAAGAAACCATCGATGTAACGCTTCCAGGTAGCTCAGTCAAACAAGGTACACGCCATATCTTGACGCAGATCATGGAAGAAATCGAAGATATTTTTATCGGTATGGGGTATCAAATCGTTGAAGGATATGAAGTCGAGTCAGACCACTATAACTTTGAACGAATGAATTTACCAAAAGACCATCCGGCACGTGATATGCAAGATACTTTTTATATCTCAGAAGAAATCTTGATCCGTACGCATACGTCGCCTGTGCAAGCACGTACCATGGAAAAACATGATTTTTCAAAAGGTGCGCTACGCATGATCTCACCAGGAAAAGTTTTCCGACGTGATACTGATGATGCAACACACAGCCATCAATTCCATCAAATCGAAGGATTGGTGATCGACAAGAACGTGACGATGGGTGATCTAAAAGGAACACTTGAAGTCGTGATGAAGAAAATGTTTGGTGAAGATCGCCAGATCCGTTTACGCCCAAGCTACTTCCCATTTACAGAACCATCTGTTGAAGTCGATGTCAGCTGTTTCAAATGCGGTGGTTCAGGCTGTAACGTCTGCAAACACACAGGTTGGATCGAGATCTTAGGTGCTGGTATGGTTCATCCAAATGTCTTGGAAATGTCAGGGATCGATCCTGAAGAATACTCCGGATTTGCTTTTGGACTTGGCCCAGATCGTGTCGCAATGTTACGTTATGGGGTCAACGATATTCGTAATTTCTATCAAAATGACTTGCGCTTCTTAAGTCAGTTCAAGGGGGAGTAA
- a CDS encoding winged helix-turn-helix transcriptional regulator, protein MELTQTEFILCPKFEKTFSILGKKWNGLIIDVLLENGPQRFVDLSAKIPMVSDRVLVERLKELEKEKIVTRNFSCNESSRSEYMLTEKGADLQKAMVQLQLWSEKWVTPEECS, encoded by the coding sequence ATGGAGCTAACACAGACAGAATTCATTCTGTGTCCCAAATTTGAAAAAACATTCTCGATTTTAGGGAAAAAATGGAATGGATTGATTATCGATGTATTACTCGAAAATGGTCCGCAGCGCTTTGTTGATCTCTCTGCAAAAATCCCGATGGTCAGTGACCGTGTCTTGGTCGAACGATTAAAAGAGCTTGAAAAAGAAAAGATCGTTACCCGTAATTTTTCGTGTAATGAATCCAGTCGTTCAGAATATATGCTGACAGAAAAAGGGGCAGATCTACAAAAAGCGATGGTCCAGTTGCAGCTTTGGAGTGAGAAATGGGTCACACCCGAAGAATGCAGTTGA
- the pheT gene encoding phenylalanine--tRNA ligase subunit beta, whose translation MLVSYKWLNQYVDLSNVTPQELADKMSVTGIEVEGVTVPEEGLKKIVVGEVKECIPHPDSDHLSICQVDIGEEELSQIVCGAPNVKAGIKVIVALPNSRIAGNVKIKKGKMRGQVSNGMICALQEIGYSDSVVPKEYSEGIYYLPQEAVNGEPVFSYLDMDDAIIELSITPNRADALSMRGVAYEVGAIYRQKPTFNDEKLVEVERKASEKIAVKVEDEELVTAYQIRIIENVKIQPSPQWLQNILMNEGIRPINNVVDITNYILLLFGQPLHAFDYDKLGSEEIVVRHAAEEENIVTLDGETRSLTSEDLVITNGQVPVALAGVMGGQDSEITETTTTVALESALFDPILIRRTAKRFNLRSESSARFEKGINKGTVGEASDVAAAMIVALAGGEVLQGAVKGSEYQAKEVEVQITLKRINQYLGTILNVAEVSEIFEALGFGYHLDGETYTVVVPPRRWDIQIEADIIEEVARIYGYDRLPSTLPSGETVAGSLTQEQATTRKIRTLLEGSGLTEAISYALTTEDKSRQFALKETAITRLDWPMSEDRSVLRMNLISGLLDNVQYNTARKNSDVAFYEVGRVFYQENDPLTHLPQEVTHVALAVSGTWEEKSWQSKPQAVDFFTVKGILENVFEQLSINEEITYQALTTIDELHPGRTAAIYLGETMIGFVGQVHPMTAKAYDIPETYVAEFDLATVVEASQKGITFRPVTKFPSVTRDIAMLVAEQVTNQEIVRTIQAAAGRFLTNVELFDVYQGANIEAGHKSVAYTLSFENPEATLTDEEINQAMSKVEKALTETVDASIR comes from the coding sequence ATGTTAGTATCATATAAATGGCTGAATCAATACGTTGATTTATCAAATGTGACACCGCAAGAACTTGCAGACAAAATGTCAGTCACAGGAATCGAAGTCGAAGGTGTAACTGTACCTGAAGAAGGCTTGAAGAAAATCGTTGTCGGAGAAGTGAAGGAATGTATTCCACATCCTGATTCGGATCATCTATCGATCTGTCAAGTCGACATTGGCGAAGAAGAATTATCACAAATCGTTTGTGGCGCACCAAATGTCAAAGCAGGAATCAAAGTCATCGTGGCTTTACCAAATTCACGGATTGCGGGCAATGTCAAAATCAAAAAAGGCAAGATGCGTGGACAAGTCTCGAATGGGATGATCTGTGCCTTACAAGAAATCGGTTATTCTGACAGTGTCGTACCGAAAGAATATTCAGAAGGCATCTACTATTTGCCACAAGAAGCGGTCAATGGAGAACCAGTCTTTTCTTATCTAGATATGGACGATGCTATCATCGAACTATCGATCACACCTAACCGTGCCGACGCATTATCAATGAGAGGTGTGGCATATGAAGTTGGCGCGATCTACCGCCAAAAACCAACATTCAATGATGAAAAGTTAGTAGAAGTTGAACGTAAAGCTTCAGAGAAAATTGCGGTAAAAGTAGAAGACGAAGAATTGGTAACAGCATACCAAATCCGCATCATTGAAAACGTCAAGATCCAACCGAGTCCACAATGGTTACAAAATATCTTGATGAATGAAGGAATCCGACCAATCAATAACGTCGTTGATATCACAAACTATATCTTATTATTGTTCGGTCAACCGTTACATGCATTCGACTATGATAAGTTAGGTTCAGAAGAAATCGTGGTGCGTCATGCAGCAGAAGAAGAGAACATCGTGACGTTAGATGGCGAAACGCGTTCATTGACTTCAGAAGACTTGGTCATCACAAATGGACAAGTGCCAGTGGCTTTAGCTGGAGTAATGGGTGGACAAGACTCAGAGATTACGGAAACAACGACAACCGTTGCGTTAGAATCCGCTTTATTCGATCCCATCTTGATTCGCCGCACAGCCAAACGTTTCAATTTACGTAGTGAATCATCTGCGCGCTTTGAAAAAGGCATCAATAAAGGAACCGTCGGCGAAGCAAGCGATGTTGCAGCAGCGATGATCGTTGCTTTAGCAGGAGGAGAAGTGTTACAAGGAGCGGTCAAAGGTTCTGAGTATCAAGCAAAAGAAGTCGAAGTACAGATCACATTGAAGCGCATCAACCAGTACCTTGGCACAATCTTAAATGTCGCTGAAGTAAGTGAGATCTTTGAAGCATTAGGATTCGGCTATCACCTCGATGGAGAAACTTATACTGTTGTTGTACCTCCAAGACGTTGGGATATCCAGATCGAAGCAGACATCATCGAAGAAGTGGCACGTATTTATGGGTATGATCGTTTACCTTCAACGTTACCAAGCGGCGAAACAGTTGCAGGTAGTTTGACACAAGAACAAGCGACAACACGAAAGATCCGTACATTACTTGAAGGCAGTGGTCTAACTGAAGCCATTAGTTATGCACTGACAACGGAAGATAAATCACGTCAATTCGCTTTGAAAGAAACAGCCATCACTCGCTTGGATTGGCCGATGAGTGAAGACCGTTCTGTCTTACGTATGAACTTGATCAGTGGTCTTTTGGATAACGTCCAATATAACACGGCACGTAAAAATTCAGATGTCGCATTTTATGAAGTAGGTCGCGTCTTCTATCAAGAAAACGATCCATTGACTCATCTACCACAAGAAGTCACTCACGTAGCTCTTGCGGTGTCTGGCACATGGGAAGAGAAGAGTTGGCAAAGTAAGCCACAAGCGGTTGATTTCTTTACAGTAAAAGGAATATTAGAAAATGTATTCGAACAACTTTCCATCAATGAGGAAATCACTTATCAAGCGTTGACAACGATCGATGAACTTCACCCAGGTCGGACGGCGGCCATTTATTTAGGTGAAACAATGATCGGGTTTGTTGGCCAAGTGCATCCTATGACTGCTAAAGCTTACGATATTCCAGAAACTTATGTGGCAGAGTTTGATTTAGCCACAGTTGTGGAAGCATCACAAAAAGGCATCACTTTCCGACCAGTCACAAAATTCCCAAGTGTGACGCGTGACATTGCGATGTTAGTAGCTGAACAAGTGACGAATCAAGAAATCGTTCGCACAATCCAAGCAGCTGCTGGCCGATTCTTGACAAATGTCGAACTATTCGATGTCTACCAAGGAGCAAATATTGAAGCAGGGCATAAATCAGTCGCCTATACGTTAAGCTTTGAAAATCCCGAAGCAACGTTGACAGATGAAGAAATCAACCAAGCAATGAGCAAGGTTGAAAAGGCGTTGACAGAAACAGTTGATGCAAGTATTCGTTAA
- a CDS encoding PD-(D/E)XK nuclease family protein, with the protein MSLQFILGNGQKDHRKALIDEAAAWLDKDEENQVFFLVPNYNKFEQEQELLAEMRKKSGKSSFSTTNMQVFSFYRLAWYLLQQTTLLTGSELTESGSAMILRQILEKKQEELTIFRGEIRKKGFIRQLQELYSELQVGKISPVDLLTSVTGESPKEEDRQLKMKDLQLIFSAFEEELVQRALQSEDALTVLANYMATQDYHKIKFLVSGFARINAQEYQLLQKMMEKGHLVVDLLLDRPYKSDLPDPLTLFFNTGKIYFQLLNAARELNVPVAVDHYAPNREHQNELQTLQQMWEETSSQQKSQPVKLGAQETLHLWEAENPTEEVRQLAVEIRRLVSQEGFRYRDIQVLTKDMTLYGNLLRPIFQEMAIPFYLDEEQLMENHPLIEWINSLFALDRYQYRLNDIMRFFKTELTIGRTDEELDLATWEATRNQFRTNLDITENVALAYNYQGKYWLREKDWQFVAYDFEAEQLEDVKQLEEQSNTIRRLFRDMVPVFLKNIKKCQTGQEAVTLFYRFLIESGVQQQLLFWRDQEVARGGLAAARNHEQTWGALMDLLDEYSLIYGETAFDWSLFQEIITSGLENLSYGKIPTAIDQVRINRLELVRANQAKVTFAVGLNDQVFPDRHETKGLLSSEEREALNQGLGEDQFLFDPAKESMSFEPFQAYLVFVSGTERLYLSYAQSYDTNRLKMSPYLKRVVDYLGVPVEPKCQLQLTSKPDCYVGTYRSGINTINRVYRLAKEAKQAVPLYWQQLKELVLRSDQRNFALTIFESQDHLNVPVSLSEEMAEALYGKEIYTSISRMENFYNCEYKYFVQFGLKLKERNIYGLTPAATGDFYHESLDRFFKLLFSNQLSLVAMSEKERQKFTEKVLQEVFGELRFEILDSSARMNYIRYQLGQTIQKVAWALQKQSKNTGMKPLQTEILFGQIAGARGIPGLEIPLDKGGKLHVRGKIDRIDVATEQSDTWLSVVDYKSSGRSFDVTEAYYGMAMQLLTYLDVALMDAVRLTGKAAVKPAGSYYLHVHNPVLTDTTDVEKNTLKKFSYDGVFVDDPGLLEVLDHSLEAKESSLIYPVKKNAKDELQKGSYSKENFYTEEELQLFMNHNRENMRLAGEAITSGEIKLNPAYKDKQRIACEHCPFRSICTFDVMLKENNYHRLEKLDKDEALRRILKRSEDE; encoded by the coding sequence GTGTCGTTACAATTTATCTTAGGGAATGGTCAAAAAGACCACCGCAAAGCACTGATCGATGAAGCCGCCGCTTGGCTTGACAAAGATGAAGAAAATCAAGTATTTTTCCTTGTACCTAACTATAATAAATTTGAACAAGAGCAAGAATTACTCGCTGAGATGCGTAAAAAAAGCGGAAAAAGCTCATTTAGCACAACCAACATGCAAGTATTCAGTTTCTATCGTTTGGCTTGGTACTTATTGCAACAAACTACGTTGCTGACAGGTAGTGAATTGACCGAATCTGGTTCAGCGATGATCCTCCGCCAAATTTTAGAAAAAAAACAAGAAGAACTGACGATATTTCGAGGAGAAATCCGCAAAAAAGGGTTTATCCGTCAGTTACAAGAGCTATATAGCGAACTACAAGTCGGAAAAATTTCCCCTGTTGATCTGTTAACTTCTGTGACAGGAGAATCTCCAAAAGAAGAAGACCGACAATTGAAAATGAAGGATCTACAACTGATTTTCTCTGCATTTGAAGAAGAATTAGTCCAACGCGCCCTACAATCTGAAGATGCGCTGACGGTGTTAGCGAATTATATGGCGACGCAGGATTATCATAAGATCAAGTTCTTAGTGAGTGGTTTTGCCCGGATCAATGCCCAAGAATACCAGTTGCTGCAAAAAATGATGGAAAAAGGACATCTAGTGGTCGATTTGCTATTGGATCGTCCCTACAAATCTGATCTACCCGATCCGTTGACCTTGTTCTTCAATACAGGAAAGATCTATTTCCAACTTCTCAACGCAGCAAGAGAATTGAATGTTCCTGTGGCTGTCGATCATTATGCACCGAATCGAGAACACCAAAACGAACTTCAAACATTACAACAAATGTGGGAAGAAACATCTAGCCAGCAGAAAAGCCAACCTGTGAAACTTGGCGCGCAAGAGACATTACATCTGTGGGAGGCAGAGAATCCAACGGAAGAAGTTCGCCAATTAGCGGTGGAGATCCGTCGTTTGGTCAGTCAAGAAGGATTTCGCTATCGAGATATCCAAGTGTTGACGAAGGATATGACACTGTATGGCAATTTATTGCGACCAATTTTCCAAGAGATGGCGATCCCTTTTTATCTGGATGAAGAGCAACTGATGGAAAACCATCCATTGATCGAATGGATCAACAGTTTGTTTGCTTTGGATCGTTATCAATATCGCCTAAACGACATCATGCGTTTCTTCAAGACGGAGTTGACGATCGGTCGGACAGATGAAGAGCTCGATCTGGCTACTTGGGAAGCTACTAGAAATCAATTCCGCACGAATTTAGATATCACGGAAAACGTAGCACTAGCGTACAACTACCAAGGGAAGTATTGGCTTCGCGAAAAAGATTGGCAATTTGTTGCCTATGATTTTGAAGCAGAACAGCTAGAAGACGTCAAACAACTAGAAGAGCAATCAAATACGATCAGGAGACTTTTTCGCGACATGGTGCCGGTGTTTTTGAAGAACATCAAAAAATGCCAAACAGGGCAAGAAGCAGTCACTTTGTTTTATCGCTTCTTGATCGAAAGCGGCGTACAACAACAATTGCTTTTTTGGCGAGACCAAGAAGTGGCGCGTGGCGGGTTAGCTGCGGCTAGAAACCATGAACAAACTTGGGGTGCTTTGATGGATCTTCTGGACGAGTATTCATTGATCTACGGAGAAACAGCATTCGATTGGTCATTATTTCAAGAGATCATCACGAGTGGTCTAGAAAATCTCAGCTATGGGAAGATCCCTACAGCAATCGATCAGGTGAGGATCAACCGGTTGGAACTTGTACGTGCCAATCAAGCAAAAGTAACATTTGCGGTCGGCTTGAATGACCAAGTGTTTCCAGATCGCCATGAAACTAAAGGTTTATTATCGAGTGAAGAACGTGAAGCGTTGAATCAAGGGTTAGGCGAGGATCAGTTTTTATTCGATCCAGCAAAAGAAAGTATGTCTTTCGAACCTTTCCAAGCGTATTTAGTGTTTGTTTCGGGAACGGAACGTTTGTACTTGAGCTACGCGCAGAGCTATGATACCAATCGGTTAAAAATGTCTCCGTATTTGAAACGAGTCGTTGACTATCTAGGTGTTCCAGTCGAGCCAAAATGCCAGTTGCAATTGACGAGTAAGCCAGATTGTTACGTTGGCACTTACCGTAGTGGGATCAATACGATCAATCGGGTCTATCGTTTAGCGAAAGAAGCCAAACAAGCAGTACCACTTTATTGGCAACAACTAAAAGAGTTAGTTCTGCGTTCGGATCAACGAAATTTTGCATTGACGATTTTTGAAAGTCAAGATCATCTAAATGTACCAGTTTCCTTATCAGAAGAAATGGCAGAAGCTCTTTATGGCAAAGAAATCTATACGTCGATCTCACGCATGGAAAACTTTTATAACTGTGAATATAAATACTTTGTCCAGTTTGGTTTGAAGCTGAAAGAACGTAATATCTATGGACTGACACCAGCTGCCACTGGAGACTTTTATCATGAATCATTGGATCGCTTCTTCAAATTGCTGTTCTCGAATCAACTGTCACTTGTGGCGATGTCGGAGAAGGAACGACAAAAATTTACTGAAAAAGTCTTACAGGAAGTATTTGGTGAATTACGCTTTGAGATTTTAGATAGCTCTGCCCGCATGAACTATATTCGTTACCAATTAGGGCAAACGATCCAAAAAGTGGCTTGGGCGTTACAAAAACAAAGCAAGAATACGGGCATGAAGCCATTACAGACCGAGATTTTATTTGGTCAGATCGCTGGTGCACGAGGGATACCAGGTTTGGAAATACCTTTAGACAAAGGCGGAAAACTCCACGTTCGCGGAAAAATCGATCGCATCGATGTGGCAACTGAACAAAGTGATACATGGTTAAGTGTAGTCGATTATAAATCAAGTGGTCGTTCGTTTGATGTGACTGAAGCTTACTACGGCATGGCGATGCAACTATTGACATATCTTGATGTGGCATTGATGGATGCTGTACGATTGACTGGGAAAGCTGCAGTCAAACCAGCAGGCTCTTATTACTTGCATGTGCATAATCCAGTCTTGACGGATACGACAGACGTCGAGAAGAATACCTTGAAGAAATTCAGCTATGACGGTGTTTTTGTCGATGATCCTGGTCTGTTAGAAGTGCTCGATCATTCATTGGAAGCAAAAGAAAGTTCGTTGATCTATCCGGTGAAGAAAAACGCCAAAGACGAGTTGCAAAAGGGCAGTTATAGTAAAGAGAATTTCTATACAGAAGAAGAACTTCAATTATTCATGAACCATAATCGTGAGAATATGCGTTTAGCTGGGGAAGCGATCACCTCAGGGGAGATCAAACTGAATCCCGCTTACAAAGACAAACAACGGATTGCTTGTGAGCATTGTCCGTTCAGAAGTATTTGTACGTTTGATGTCATGCTCAAAGAAAATAATTATCATCGTTTAGAAAAACTGGATAAAGATGAAGCATTGCGCAGAATACTAAAAAGGAGTGAAGACGAGTGA
- the addA gene encoding helicase-exonuclease AddAB subunit AddA — MTSIPLKPENERFTDEQWQAIFDQGDNLLVSASAGSGKTTVLVRRVIEKLKMGVNIDELLIVTFTEAAAREMKERIQVALQEAVNSESDPVWQKHFTKQLVLLPTANISTLHAFCLTVIRKYYYLIDIDPVFRMLTDETETILMKEDVWDEIREQLYAENREAFFQLTMNFSNDRSDDGLTNLVFSLYDFARANPDPLAWLNRLPEAYRLEEGLAASALYQEQIRPLVLADLLHCTQLYEEMVVLAQEEGLEKMFDQVSQEQASIQQIYERFLSDELDEAYQALENLTFSTFKSSRKAELKERSAEVKTLRDRAKKILQQIGKNYFPVSPAQIEELSQKAFPLVEQMTEVTKLFMEGFSARKREKGVLDFNDLEHLALQILTKQTEEEWLPSEASVYYRRKFKEVMVDEYQDVNQLQEELLYWVREPDEERGNLFMVGDVKQSIYSFRLADPTLFINKYEKFSEEKGGRRIVLAENFRSRQEVLAFTNLIFEQLMDPTVGQIAYDEAARLVLGFSGFPENERFAPEVLIYEKEQETTESELPMDDMLEDKTEGELLMTGLKIRELIDSKFMIYDKKSQEERPIEFKDIVLLTPTKKNNLTILEVFKTFDIPLELNDAQNYFQATEIRIMISLLQLIDNPYQDIPLASVLRSPVVGLIEPELARIRLAGKAHTYYDAVLAYQNNNQDELAAKLLHFNEQLEQWRELARRSSITDLLWEIYYQTGYLEYVVGLPAGAQRQANLYALVDRAKAYEQSSFRGLYQFVRFIEKMQEKDKDLAEPVIASSDNAVRVMTIHASKGLEFPIVFLLDMTKQFNLQDLKNRYAFEEKLGAGVRYMEPDTRVLFDTLPYQAIKLAKQKKLLSEEMRKLYVGLTRAEQKLFIVGSYKSKEDTFKAWSEASEQTDVVLDPVIRLKSSSSLMNWIGYSLIRHPKMTEYFPEVTPLPQLKNSPGDFTITWMDQQEILTQRQALTVKGEQAEEQKGDLTPLTTELQARLAFSYPYEASAQTTSYQSVSEIKRLFEDPDDSPEARLTWESSDKKAFAQPFRYTQDQLAEPRFVQKERKVSATAVGTATHFLLQVLPLEQLTKESIEKELTTLVKKRLVDEQVAKRVPIDSILWFYESTLGRSLIEHPEKVKREQPFSMLLQAEKVFDHYPNEDDELLIHGIVDGYLDLGEYVQLYDFKTDFILHPENPEEITKVISKYRGQLNLYQRALSEALNKPVQDVFLVLLQAKKIINLNKE, encoded by the coding sequence GTGACATCAATTCCTTTAAAACCGGAAAATGAACGTTTTACCGATGAACAATGGCAAGCGATTTTTGACCAAGGCGACAACCTACTTGTTTCGGCTTCCGCTGGCTCAGGTAAGACGACTGTGTTAGTCCGCCGAGTGATCGAAAAGTTAAAAATGGGTGTCAATATCGACGAGTTGCTGATCGTGACGTTTACAGAAGCGGCAGCAAGAGAAATGAAGGAACGGATCCAAGTAGCCTTGCAAGAAGCAGTGAATAGTGAAAGTGATCCGGTCTGGCAAAAACATTTTACGAAACAGCTCGTTTTACTACCCACCGCCAATATCTCGACACTCCATGCGTTTTGTTTAACGGTGATCCGTAAATATTACTATTTGATCGATATCGATCCAGTCTTTCGGATGTTGACGGATGAAACGGAAACGATCTTGATGAAAGAAGATGTCTGGGATGAGATCAGAGAACAACTTTATGCAGAAAATCGCGAAGCTTTTTTTCAGCTGACGATGAACTTTTCAAATGATCGCTCAGACGATGGTTTGACTAACCTCGTGTTTTCTCTCTATGATTTTGCCAGAGCGAACCCTGATCCGTTGGCTTGGTTGAATCGTTTACCAGAAGCATATCGGCTAGAAGAGGGATTAGCAGCTTCTGCATTGTACCAAGAACAGATCCGACCGCTCGTCTTGGCTGATTTACTTCATTGTACGCAGCTATACGAAGAAATGGTCGTTTTGGCACAAGAAGAAGGACTTGAAAAAATGTTTGATCAAGTCTCACAAGAACAAGCGAGTATCCAACAAATCTATGAACGTTTCCTGAGTGATGAGTTGGACGAAGCTTACCAAGCTTTAGAAAACCTGACGTTTTCGACCTTCAAAAGTAGTCGGAAAGCAGAGTTGAAAGAGCGTTCTGCTGAAGTAAAAACCTTGAGAGACCGTGCCAAAAAAATCTTACAACAAATTGGCAAAAACTACTTCCCGGTTTCACCTGCACAAATTGAAGAGTTGAGTCAAAAAGCGTTCCCCCTCGTGGAACAAATGACCGAAGTCACTAAGCTTTTCATGGAAGGCTTCAGTGCGCGCAAACGTGAAAAAGGCGTACTAGATTTCAATGATCTGGAACACTTGGCGTTACAAATATTGACGAAACAAACAGAGGAAGAGTGGCTACCAAGCGAAGCATCGGTTTATTATCGCAGAAAGTTTAAAGAAGTCATGGTCGACGAGTACCAAGATGTCAATCAATTGCAAGAAGAATTGCTCTATTGGGTCAGAGAGCCAGATGAAGAGAGAGGCAATCTCTTTATGGTGGGAGATGTCAAACAGTCGATTTACTCCTTTCGTTTAGCAGATCCAACTCTATTTATCAATAAATATGAGAAATTCTCGGAAGAAAAAGGGGGACGACGAATCGTCTTAGCTGAGAATTTCCGTTCAAGGCAGGAAGTCTTAGCGTTTACCAACTTGATTTTTGAGCAGTTGATGGACCCAACAGTTGGACAAATCGCTTATGATGAAGCGGCTCGGCTGGTTCTAGGTTTTTCTGGGTTTCCAGAAAATGAACGATTTGCACCAGAAGTCTTGATCTATGAAAAGGAACAAGAAACGACAGAAAGCGAGTTGCCGATGGACGATATGTTGGAAGACAAAACAGAAGGGGAACTCTTGATGACTGGTTTGAAAATCCGTGAATTGATCGATTCAAAATTCATGATCTACGACAAAAAAAGTCAAGAAGAGCGCCCGATCGAATTCAAAGATATCGTGTTATTGACACCAACGAAGAAAAATAATTTGACGATTTTAGAAGTATTCAAAACGTTTGATATTCCGTTGGAACTCAATGATGCCCAAAATTATTTCCAAGCGACAGAAATCAGGATCATGATTTCATTGCTCCAATTGATTGACAACCCTTATCAGGATATCCCATTAGCTTCAGTGTTACGTTCACCAGTCGTGGGCTTGATCGAACCAGAGTTAGCACGTATCCGATTAGCCGGTAAGGCGCATACTTACTATGATGCAGTCTTAGCTTATCAAAATAATAACCAAGATGAATTAGCGGCTAAATTGCTTCATTTCAATGAGCAACTGGAACAATGGCGAGAGTTAGCGCGGCGTTCTTCGATCACGGACTTATTATGGGAAATCTATTACCAAACAGGGTATTTAGAATATGTCGTTGGGTTGCCAGCTGGTGCACAACGTCAAGCGAATCTGTATGCGTTAGTGGATCGTGCCAAAGCTTATGAACAAAGCTCGTTTCGTGGTCTCTATCAGTTTGTACGATTTATTGAGAAAATGCAGGAGAAAGACAAAGACTTGGCGGAACCAGTGATTGCTTCTAGTGACAATGCCGTTCGTGTCATGACTATCCATGCAAGTAAAGGATTAGAGTTCCCCATCGTTTTCTTATTAGATATGACGAAGCAATTCAATCTGCAAGACTTGAAAAACCGTTATGCCTTCGAAGAAAAACTAGGTGCGGGCGTGCGCTACATGGAGCCAGACACGCGGGTCTTGTTTGATACATTGCCTTATCAAGCCATCAAATTAGCCAAACAGAAGAAATTGCTTTCCGAAGAAATGCGTAAATTATACGTAGGACTGACTAGAGCAGAGCAAAAATTGTTTATTGTTGGTTCGTACAAAAGCAAAGAAGACACGTTCAAAGCCTGGTCAGAAGCAAGTGAGCAAACGGATGTAGTGTTAGATCCTGTGATTCGCCTGAAAAGTTCGAGTAGCTTGATGAATTGGATCGGTTACAGCTTGATCCGTCATCCTAAAATGACCGAATATTTTCCAGAAGTCACGCCTTTACCACAACTGAAAAATTCACCGGGAGATTTTACGATCACCTGGATGGATCAACAAGAGATTTTAACCCAACGCCAAGCATTGACAGTCAAAGGAGAGCAAGCAGAAGAGCAAAAAGGAGATCTAACCCCATTAACGACTGAACTACAAGCACGTTTAGCCTTCAGTTATCCTTATGAGGCTTCTGCACAAACAACGAGTTATCAATCAGTTTCTGAGATCAAACGGTTGTTTGAAGATCCAGACGACTCTCCAGAGGCACGTTTGACTTGGGAAAGCAGTGATAAAAAAGCCTTTGCTCAGCCTTTCAGGTATACGCAAGACCAATTAGCTGAACCACGCTTTGTACAAAAAGAGCGCAAAGTTTCTGCCACAGCTGTTGGGACAGCAACACATTTTCTGTTACAAGTCCTACCATTGGAACAGTTGACGAAAGAAAGCATCGAAAAAGAACTGACGACCCTCGTCAAAAAACGTTTAGTCGATGAACAAGTAGCGAAACGTGTGCCAATTGATTCCATCTTATGGTTTTATGAATCTACCCTTGGCCGATCACTGATCGAACATCCAGAAAAAGTGAAACGCGAACAACCATTTTCAATGCTTCTACAAGCAGAAAAGGTATTCGATCACTACCCGAATGAAGACGATGAATTATTGATCCATGGGATCGTCGATGGATATCTTGATTTGGGGGAGTATGTGCAGCTTTATGATTTCAAGACTGATTTTATTTTACATCCTGAAAACCCAGAGGAAATCACTAAGGTCATCAGCAAATACCGCGGGCAATTGAACTTATACCAACGGGCATTGAGTGAAGCGTTGAATAAACCCGTTCAAGATGTCTTTTTGGTTTTGTTACAGGCGAAGAAAATAATAAATCTTAATAAAGAATAA